In the genome of Arachis stenosperma cultivar V10309 chromosome 6, arast.V10309.gnm1.PFL2, whole genome shotgun sequence, the window ATGTAGACTTTTgtacataatataataataacataTGAAAGACTTTAAAAGGGTATAATAATCACATACATTTACAGTTCAACTAAGAATTTGttgaatcaaattaattattatattatatatgtttcCACGTGAATGAAGCACAAATTAATTAGCAGTAGTTTTTAATGTAGCAAATGCAATTTTAAACTCTCATTAAAAGATAGACTAGCTCATAACTTTACTTTTATTCTGATTTAATTTTCTACATACTCTTCTAGCTAGTAACACATAATTGATAGTTTTCTTCAATATTAATAGAAGTGTagcaaaaaatgaaaaacaatgATACCTTAgacaaaggctacgctttttaagTTTCAAAAACACTTTTATAAGAGATGTCTATACTAATATTACCTATTTTCAAAAGTTACGCTTTTTTGTATCAAAAGTTACATTTTTGGCCTTTGAAAATAGGATGCATCTTTTAAGTGATATTGTTTAGGACCAAAAATTACGTTTTTCAGTTTCCATACTTACTAGAATAGGCTACAATACTGCATCATTTTTAAAGCGTAACCACATTTTATACTATAACTACTCTATAAAAATGTAACATTAGATCCCTcattgtttttttgtttttacttatatataatattctaataattttttgtacaatataatatttagtaatattacatatataattctgtacttttaattaaatgagttaaatattataaaataaaaataaaatacataattatattaaataatttctttaaataaaaaaaatatttataaacaaaatatatttataatgaaTCAAAAGTATTGGAATGAAGTTAATTTTGAATATTCATACATCTCACACTAAATTAAGCATAGCTATACCAAAATAAGCATGAGACCACTTAAAATTTACTACTAATACTCTGCGAAAAACTAAAACATTATATCCTACATAAATATCTTCTAATAAAAGGCATTAATCAACCATACATGTATCCATTCCTAACACTACTCCATCTTAGccaataaattaaaccacaatGATAAATAGCTTAATCTTCATTATCGTCCTCAATATTATCCTGCATAATTATATAGAAAagtaattagaaaaatattataatgacATTtgcaattataaaaattaaaaaatcaaaccGAAAATTATTAGAAACCAAACTGACAATAGTTGTGTAAATTAAGAATCAATGTAAAATGAGACACTTTTTTTCCCATTTATTATAATTCTaggcaaaataaaataaaaaaaaaacactcaaAAAGCTAGGTAGCGTAAGATTTCTCCACTGGAATATCATTTGGATAGGGAAGgtaattttaagtattttatgTTAGTTCTGTTTTGCCCACCAAATTAAGATCTAAATTCAAGAAAAACTTTAACATGCAAAGGAATTGACATACTCCCCTTCTGTTCAGCTGGCACAACTAGCAAGAAACAAGTAAACAGGTTAAATATTGTCAAGGGTAATGTTCAATGCATACCTCCTTATGCGAATAAGAACTTGATGGACTGATATTAGCGAATGTTATCCTCTGTTCCCGGATTCCAATTGTATATTGGCCAGTAGCATCCATAAATCTTctatctgccatctctttcaGTCTTTTTTGAACATCAGCAGGTTGGAGAGCTGATGAGTGCTGCTGCTTCAAATATATTACATCCTTTCCTCCCATTTTCATTCCAACAACAATATGGGTACCAAAGGTCTCAATAAACCTGGGATACTGCGAATGGAACTAGTTGACCATTGTTTCAACTTTCAAATGAAAATATagttaaagataaataaaaacaattagCATAATAGAACTAAGTTATTTTTTTGGAGAGTCAGCCCAAGTTGCACCCTGAAGTTAGTCTCAATGTGTAACTTAGAGATTACAAACTAAATGATAAGAAGATTACAGATCCAACTCAATCCTAATTTGGTTATCCTAAGTAGAATAGCAAAACAGTTTTAGCATTATCACTGAAATATAAATCCCAACACAAATAATTTGAAAACTCCTCTATGGAATTGATAAGGATTTATATTCAGCTACAGCTAGATTTCTTTCTATCTTATATATACATAGAATCTTAATATAACGAAAGCCAAAGGCCCATGAAACCTATAACAATTAAAAGGTTAAAGAATATAATAGGAAGCGATAAAACATGTCCAAGaggtcaaaattaaaattcaaacaatAACATTTTGTTCggcatcaaaattaaaaaaaaatttaccatTTGAGAGCTTCTTTTACCTTGCTAATTCAGGTGGGTCCCAAGCAATCATCGGGTGAAGCAACATTATAAACCTGGGATGCTCATTACCAAATtttggccatcaaatctcagttTCAATAGAACTATAATGTAATGGTATTAATGCAACAATGCCTACCTTTGACCTAAATCTACTTGGTAACCATAAAGAACTCAACTCAAAATTTGAAGTAGCGTGTACTATACCCTGCAGCAGGCCTTTTAACTTTGCAAAATTGTCAGCATTCTCCTGCAAAGGCATCAAAAGTAACAGTGTGAATAATAATATGCATCCAAGTTACattatcaaattaaatcaaTAATTGAAAAGTAGGTTGGTGCgcatagaatattttttaaagcaGCCccagacatcttctactataaTGCTTTGTTTAATTCATCAAAAATAAAACCTGGAACGAAGAGTTTGACAATTTGCAGAAAGCAAGATAGAGACATTGAAATACCTGTGACATTGTTTCTCCAAAGAGACTCCACTTTTTCTCTATCTGATTATGCCAGAATGATtaacagaagaagaaaatttCAAATTAGCACTCGCAGCACACTGCATTGTGGTGATACTCTCTAAATAGAAATTGTCATAGAATAGAATAAAGAGAAGAATTCTATATATCTCATACCTAATCATCACTATCAAAATCATACTCACCTTCGAACTAAAAAGTGAGAGCGAGTTAGAGAATGAGTGAGAACAggttaaaatattttaaattcacTCTGGCAAGTTATGATCAGATCATCAGAGAGTAGCATGAAAGTCAAGTTATGACTAGGTAAACCAATCTATCAATAATTATTTCATGATATCTATCGTAAATTCATGCCATTCAGCATGTAATTTAATCCATAATAATCAGTTTATCCCAAGAAAGTAATACAGTTCCTCAAGAATAACACTAATAACAACTACCAAACCTGCTGGTACTTGGTTTCCAATGAGAGAATAACACtaataacaactaacaaatCCTAACAAAGCAAGATGCAAAATAATAAAGcaaaatgcaaaataaaaaagcaAACTCTAACATAGTAAGAAGCAGAAATTACAAAAGATTGTAGAACCCCAAATATCAGAACAACAAAtcctcaaaaaaattacaaaaccagAAAAATTCATACACACCATTGATCTCTGTTCATTGCTAATGTCTCGGTTCATCGTCACTACCATCTCAATTCTCCATCGCGGTTCGTCATCGCCAAGGCCAACTTGACATTCTTCACTCTTTTTCGTCACTGAGAACAGAGAATGAGCGGTTTTGACCGAGACCGACTGAGTGGTTACGAGAGGGATAGAGAGATTCTGAGACATTAGAATGTGGAGCCGGAGTGGCGAGTGGTGGTTCCGGTCACATCTTCGCATCTCCACCCCATATCAGTCACCGTCGCAGCTCGCCTCGCCTCCTCTGTTCTGTTGCTTTCTACCGGTCGTGGTTCCGTTACTCAATGCCTCCCTGCCATTAGCCATCGTCTGTCCAGTGCCGGTGCCGTAAATGAGTGTTGAGAGATGAGAGTGTTTGGTTTTGGAGATAAAAGGGCAAGGGTTTCAAGAGAATTAAAAAGGGAAAAGGGTTTTTACTTTTTAGAGATATCAGAGTGGTTTCAGAGAATTAGAAGGGGAAAGGGAAAAGGTTTTGCAAGATTAAGGATCACAGGTTGGTTAAGAGGAAGGGGGAAAACGGCGAAGAAGGTAAACTCTGATCTCTGAAGGAAGGAGAAGGGCGCAGgtttatgaaagagaaaaattcaTTAAGCTTATAGCGCGTTTAGATTAGGAAACGTCTTGTAAGCGTACCCAAAACATAACCATCAAGATAAGGCAATGCTTTATAAGTGATTGTTATAATATTTAAGAGGGTCCATTTACTATTTACTGTAAAGATGTATTTTTGTACAGATTTAtagattttttgttttattaatttaaaaatatatcacTAAAAGTGTTGTTTAAAGAGAAAGTATAAAGcatggttctgaaaaccggaccggaTCGGCCGGTTCAACCGGAAAAACCGGAAATCGGTCAGTTAACCGGTCCGGGTAAGCTCAAAAACCGGCCAGCAAAAAACCGGTAAAAAACTGGTCGAACCGGCCGGTTAACTGGTAAACCGGTCGAACCGGCCGATTTTTTAACGGTTTTTTAAcggttttttattaaattaatatatttaaaattatttttaggttttttaataattttatttaatatttaattaaaccggttgaatCCCGGTTGAACCCCGGTCGAACCATTGAACCATTGAACCAGTAACCTCACCGGTTCATTGACTGgtccggttctcgcaaccttggtATAAAGTAttacccttaatcgttaacttggctctgataccaattttttaacgtcgacttttcttttaatttcttttttgaaattTCTATTAACTCTTCATATTTCACTTTGAATAGgtttataatttgtataaatTCAATTGGTGGTGTtttatttaaaggaaaataattTGCAAATTCATAATCTAAAGTATTGACCATTTCTACTATTTCTCTTTCATTTATTACTAGTCCTTGATGTATATTTATAGTTTTAATTTATAACTTTTCAgtcttgttttagtttataatattcttttttgcatggattattgtatataaaatcttttatctgtttgtctttttctttaatataatttctcaaatcctcaatgacttcttttatttctacactttctcttgtttctaaatatctgtttaatttttcaatttcattctccattttttctttcaacagctttaattcttttaagtcataatatggttttccaggcatttataaattttttaagtttaattccaacttgtttatatttattcttatttctatcctttttattataagatcatcaatttcaatctgaagattatttaattcccttttatactcctttattttactttttaattttctcgtcctttttctttttattttattttctggtttttcaatctttttatgcttcattatttattttaaaatttctgcaaactttatcatcgattcatcactattttctagagattctattaatttttctagctcttcaacttctcttttcaacttgtcataaattatttttagggCTTTAAATgatctttgatttatttcagaaaactgtaaataattcaaacgattttctctttcaaagagctcttgtttcttgtcttgataagttacatatatttcttctttatttattgtcataatttagtgtttagggtttcatttaatttttcgaccttttttgttagttcttttatttcagaattttcttctttaatttttaacttagataaacttaaagggctattaattttagattcccttatttgaaaattcgatgaaactaattttcctgatggttcttttaataatagaactgggttttcaatagccttatattttggtatttctgtttttacaattttctgaaataattcatcaacataaattctttctctgtttttaaatattatactatgatggctatttgttaaagcataatttattgcatatgtaattgaaaatggttcatcatcttcttccattagattctttctgtgaaatttataagccaaacttatagatcttccaagattttcagttgataaaggtatagcgtatccaagatgggcattgaatttaacatttacgtttgccaagtttccatgaacaattccaattatttgatctattgggtcatcagtaattcttttgtcacagattgctaagcttattggtgaattaattcctttcatatatgtagatttgattaagacttgtatagtactaatatgaatccatccaattttagatcttttttgttgatccttaattttctcaatctgtttactcaattcttcatcatttatcaaagctatttcaagttttccattggcggattttatctttataggggcttcaagttaaatttttccatagtatattatattttttctattaaaaacttttttaaaaagattttgtttattaaaattttcatttgatttgagatttaattctgtttttagaacagcctgcttttcattatctaataaggctgataatctataataatcagattcttccgttaattctaagctttctaaataattcataactaagatattaggataaaggcgtacctttctggagaaaaacttcctttatttagtatattttacataagatgtttttatctctAGAGGGGAGATTATAGATattaactccagaggggagtttaaaactttttttttcctaagggaattctttTTTCAGACTACagaatcgcctcggcagcttcctccttgctctcctagcatatgagtactcttagcctcctgctttctgttttctgatgccttctacaattgcctaagcatcctatttataatagtTGGGTttgatggacaattcccatccttacccttcttataacgtcattgcttacgtcattgtttgTTTTCTTGCACCAactacattgttggtgctctataACCTAAGTGCTTACGTCACTATGCAATAATGTTAAGAGATGCTTCAGATACACTGTCCTCCTCTTTTATCATGTGACCCTCAGATGCATTGTCTTCTTCCTTCATCATGTGAGTTGATTccgtttcattattgctttcttcagatatcTCTGAGGcacatagctggcacttgtggtcttctctgtcttttatcaaatagcaaagattcctctttatcccttcAGGAAGCTTTTCTAAAagtccagataagttgtagaatgctgattcaaattccaccaagagtctcatctctcttccttcaatttcatttcttttactagacacaagcagagtatttctacttttataattaatccttgtgtgagattccttcgttattttttgagttctttcaAAGACCCTT includes:
- the LOC130933354 gene encoding uncharacterized protein LOC130933354 isoform X3, which gives rise to MRRCDRNHHSPLRLHILMSQNLSIPLVTTQSVSVKTAHSLFSVTKKSEECQVGLGDDEPRWRIEMVVTMNRDISNEQRSMIEKKWSLFGETMSQENADNFAKLKGLLQGL
- the LOC130933354 gene encoding uncharacterized protein LOC130933354 isoform X1 translates to MRRCDRNHHSPLRLHILMSQNLSIPLVTTQSVSVKTAHSLFSVTKKSEECQVGLGDDEPRWRIEMVVTMNRDISNEQRSMIEKKWSLFGETMSQENADNFAKLKGLLQGIVHATSNFELSSLWLPSRFRSKVGIVALIPLHYSSIETEI
- the LOC130933354 gene encoding uncharacterized protein LOC130933354 isoform X2 produces the protein MRRCDRNHHSPLRLHILMSQNLSIPLVTTQSVSVKTAHSLFSVTKKSEECQVGLGDDEPRWRIEMVVTMNRDISNEQRSMIEKKWSLFGETMSQENADNFAKLKGLLQGIVHATSNFELSSLWLPSRFRSKVYNVASPDDCLGPT